From a region of the Aeoliella mucimassa genome:
- a CDS encoding arylsulfatase, with amino-acid sequence MMRLFQTLSLAVVAMVVGSHCSAADKPNILVIFGDDIGQSNVSAYTMGLVGYRTPNIDRIAHGGMIFTDYYAEQSCTAGRSTFITGQCSYRTGLSKVGLPGADLGLQAEDPTLAELLKPHGYATGQFGKNHLGDRDEFLPTMHGFDEFFGNLYHLNAEEEPENRNYPRDPEFLKRFGPRGVLKCKANPDGTQTIEDTGPLTKKRMEHVDDETSEAAIDFMKRQVKADKPFFCWWNATRMHFRTHVAEDRRDKPGLTSRTEYADGMIEHDNHVGKLLDTLEDLGIDENTIVLYTTDNGPHKNSWPDAGLSPFRNEKNSNWEGAFRVPCVIRWPGKIKEGSVSNEIVSGQDWLPTLMAAVGESDISEKLKAGHKAAGKEFKVHLDGYNQLPYLTGEVDESPRNSFFYFNDDGQLVGMRFENWKLVFLEQRARGTLQVWAEPFTELRVPKIYDLHADPYEQADITSNTYYDWLLEHAYMLVPAQQYTGKFLETFKEFPPRQKPASFNLEEVMNKLQEGAPGSN; translated from the coding sequence ATGATGCGTCTCTTCCAGACGCTCAGTCTGGCAGTCGTTGCCATGGTGGTGGGTAGCCACTGCTCGGCGGCCGACAAGCCCAACATCCTTGTGATTTTTGGGGATGACATCGGCCAAAGTAATGTCTCTGCTTACACGATGGGCCTGGTGGGGTATCGTACCCCGAACATCGATCGCATCGCCCACGGTGGGATGATCTTTACCGACTACTACGCCGAGCAAAGCTGCACCGCGGGGCGTTCGACCTTCATTACTGGTCAGTGCAGCTACCGCACAGGTTTGTCGAAGGTCGGTCTGCCGGGGGCGGATCTTGGCTTGCAAGCCGAAGACCCCACGCTGGCCGAGTTGCTCAAACCGCACGGTTACGCCACTGGTCAGTTTGGTAAAAACCACCTTGGCGACCGCGACGAATTCTTGCCGACCATGCATGGATTCGACGAGTTCTTTGGCAACCTTTATCACTTGAATGCCGAGGAAGAACCGGAGAATCGCAACTACCCACGCGATCCAGAGTTCCTCAAGCGATTTGGTCCTCGTGGCGTGCTGAAGTGCAAAGCCAATCCCGATGGCACACAAACCATCGAAGACACCGGCCCGCTGACCAAGAAGCGGATGGAACACGTCGACGACGAGACCTCCGAAGCTGCGATCGACTTCATGAAGCGTCAGGTAAAGGCCGACAAGCCGTTCTTCTGCTGGTGGAACGCGACTCGTATGCATTTCCGCACGCACGTCGCTGAAGATCGTCGGGATAAACCAGGCCTGACCTCGCGTACCGAATACGCCGACGGCATGATCGAGCACGACAACCATGTTGGCAAACTGCTCGACACGCTCGAAGACCTCGGCATCGACGAGAACACCATCGTGCTTTACACCACCGACAACGGCCCACACAAAAACAGCTGGCCCGACGCTGGTTTGAGCCCCTTCCGCAACGAGAAAAACTCGAACTGGGAAGGTGCTTTCCGCGTGCCATGCGTTATTCGTTGGCCAGGCAAGATCAAGGAAGGGAGCGTTTCGAACGAAATCGTCAGCGGCCAAGACTGGTTGCCGACGCTGATGGCCGCGGTGGGTGAATCGGACATCTCCGAGAAACTCAAGGCTGGCCACAAGGCAGCTGGTAAGGAGTTCAAGGTTCACTTGGATGGTTACAATCAGCTTCCTTACCTGACCGGCGAAGTGGATGAATCGCCTCGTAACTCGTTCTTCTACTTCAACGACGATGGCCAGTTGGTCGGTATGCGGTTTGAGAACTGGAAACTTGTGTTCCTCGAACAACGCGCCCGCGGAACTCTGCAGGTGTGGGCCGAGCCGTTCACCGAACTTCGCGTGCCCAAAATCTATGATCTGCATGCGGATCCGTACGAGCAGGCCGACATTACGTCGAACACCTACTACGACTGGCTGCTGGAACATGCTTATATGTTGGTTCCCGCTCAGCAGTACACTGGCAAGTTTCTGGAGACCTTCAAGGAGTTCCCCCCACGTCAGAAGCCAGCGAGCTTCAACTTGGAGGAAGTCATGAATAAGCTCCAAGAAGGTGCTCCCGGGTCGAACTAG
- a CDS encoding carbohydrate porin, which yields MMRTSVAVIFQSLMIATAIIGVANGQGVFNDGCYCAETLTGDWCGNRTCLAENGITFDMDVAHFYHGVTSGGLERHFTYAGHGDYVTNVDFGKLGVQEGLFLKVRAEHRFGETINPSTGAVLPATVLADLPVADSEDLMLTNVLFTQFLNERTAVFFGKLDTLDGDANAFASGRGKTQFMNSGFVVNPIALRTVPYSSLGCGFLIMGEGGEPLFNYTIINPRDTANRAGFDELFADGVAMSAELRLPSTFWGKPGHHLFGGTWSSRDYVALDQDPRVIFPEVAINETQGSWSLYYNFDQYLYTDRCDPSKGWGLFGRAGIADDKANPIAYFLSLGIGGNNPYCGHRNDTFGLGWFMSGTSDQISPFLEIPLGPIGDGYGVEMFYNCEVTKWLNISPDVQVLMPARQEVDPALVIGVRAVMQL from the coding sequence ATGATGAGAACTTCCGTCGCTGTCATTTTTCAATCGTTGATGATTGCTACTGCGATCATCGGCGTGGCAAACGGCCAAGGTGTGTTTAACGATGGCTGCTACTGCGCTGAGACGTTAACCGGCGACTGGTGTGGCAATCGTACCTGCCTGGCAGAGAACGGTATCACGTTCGATATGGACGTGGCCCACTTTTACCATGGAGTGACATCGGGAGGACTCGAGCGTCATTTTACCTACGCAGGACACGGCGACTATGTTACCAATGTCGACTTCGGCAAACTCGGCGTTCAGGAAGGTCTGTTCTTGAAAGTGCGGGCCGAGCATCGCTTTGGAGAGACGATTAATCCTTCTACCGGAGCAGTGCTACCGGCGACGGTACTTGCTGATTTGCCAGTAGCCGACAGTGAAGACTTGATGCTGACGAATGTCTTGTTCACTCAGTTCCTCAACGAGCGAACCGCGGTGTTCTTCGGCAAACTCGACACACTCGACGGCGACGCGAATGCGTTTGCGAGTGGTCGAGGGAAGACCCAATTCATGAACAGTGGATTCGTCGTGAATCCTATCGCGCTGCGAACTGTACCCTACTCGTCGCTCGGGTGTGGATTTCTGATCATGGGCGAGGGTGGCGAGCCGCTCTTCAATTACACGATCATCAACCCACGCGACACAGCAAACAGGGCTGGGTTCGACGAGTTGTTTGCCGACGGGGTGGCGATGAGCGCCGAACTGCGACTGCCGTCGACGTTCTGGGGCAAGCCTGGCCATCATCTGTTTGGCGGCACCTGGAGCAGCCGCGATTACGTCGCCCTCGACCAGGATCCGCGGGTGATCTTTCCCGAAGTGGCGATCAACGAAACTCAAGGCTCGTGGTCGCTGTACTACAACTTTGACCAATACCTCTACACCGATCGCTGTGATCCTAGCAAAGGTTGGGGACTGTTTGGTCGCGCGGGCATTGCGGACGACAAAGCGAACCCAATCGCCTATTTCTTGAGTCTAGGCATTGGCGGTAACAACCCCTACTGTGGCCATCGCAACGATACGTTTGGCCTCGGCTGGTTCATGAGCGGTACCAGCGATCAGATCAGCCCCTTCCTGGAGATTCCCCTAGGTCCCATCGGCGATGGGTATGGGGTCGAAATGTTCTACAACTGCGAAGTGACAAAGTGGCTCAACATCTCGCCAGACGTGCAGGTGCTGATGCCAGCGCGACAGGAAGTAGATCCCGCACTCGTGATCGGCGTGCGTGCGGTGATGCAGTTGTAA
- a CDS encoding sigma-70 family RNA polymerase sigma factor yields the protein MPDEQIPPDGPIQASEAFVQLLTGEQFRLLHYITMLLGDVDSAQNVLQETNIVLWRKSTDFEPGTNFSAWARKVAYWKVQSFLRDQQRERHVFGDALIARLANQETTSEQEIETRVALRDCMTKVSDENIGLLRDRYANGLSISALAAKLGRTESAIKVHLMRLRRLLQDCIERNLARELE from the coding sequence ATGCCAGACGAACAAATCCCCCCCGACGGCCCCATTCAGGCCAGCGAAGCCTTTGTTCAGCTTTTGACAGGCGAACAATTTCGACTGCTTCACTACATCACCATGCTCCTTGGCGATGTCGACTCCGCGCAGAATGTGCTGCAGGAAACCAACATTGTGCTCTGGCGCAAGTCGACGGACTTTGAACCGGGCACCAACTTTTCGGCATGGGCGCGAAAAGTTGCGTACTGGAAGGTTCAGTCGTTCCTTCGGGACCAACAGCGGGAGCGTCACGTGTTTGGCGACGCATTGATCGCACGCTTGGCGAACCAGGAGACCACCTCGGAACAAGAAATAGAAACTCGCGTCGCCCTGCGTGATTGCATGACGAAGGTAAGCGACGAGAACATTGGCTTGCTTCGCGATCGCTACGCGAATGGACTATCGATATCGGCTTTGGCTGCAAAACTCGGCCGTACCGAATCTGCGATAAAAGTTCACTTGATGCGTCTGCGACGATTGCTGCAAGATTGCATCGAACGAAACCTTGCCCGCGAACTGGAGTAA
- a CDS encoding DUF1559 domain-containing protein, producing the protein MQFLLAGSLRKQSEKVQSFSAIRRPAFTLVELLVVIAIIGILVALLLPAVQAARESARRAQCISQQKNLSLAMLNHESTYGSWPSSGWFGSWTGDPDRGSGPDQPGSWIYSILPFVEQEQLHDLGTGLTGAARSQAFITRDSTPLPIMNCPSRRQPRPYPSLLGGSLSGNGQGGVISYDTEQQARSDYAVNVGDVPRSDLDCQAISPRNYTTTPAGWPPRVTSFSGISYCGASVKIRNVTDGMSKTFAIGERYLPESKYETGDWIADDWSMYTGFQDDTARSTFYDGLLPTHQPAPDSTVQDDFKETDAIWNNQKVRVEPWREVFGGPHPGGVVMAMCDGSVDLVEYDIDPQVYRRMGHRSDDGENVVFKRR; encoded by the coding sequence ATGCAGTTTTTATTAGCAGGGAGCCTTCGTAAACAGTCCGAGAAAGTGCAAAGCTTCTCGGCAATCCGCCGCCCTGCATTTACGTTGGTTGAGTTGCTAGTAGTGATTGCCATCATTGGCATCCTTGTGGCCTTGCTGCTTCCCGCCGTGCAAGCGGCTCGAGAGTCGGCGCGTCGCGCCCAGTGCATTAGTCAGCAAAAGAACCTTTCGTTGGCCATGCTGAATCACGAATCGACCTATGGCAGTTGGCCTTCATCGGGTTGGTTCGGCAGCTGGACCGGCGACCCTGACCGCGGTAGCGGACCCGACCAGCCAGGTAGCTGGATTTACTCAATCTTGCCGTTTGTCGAGCAAGAACAATTGCACGATCTTGGTACTGGTCTAACTGGTGCTGCACGTTCGCAAGCGTTTATCACTCGTGATTCAACTCCATTGCCGATCATGAATTGCCCGAGTCGTCGGCAGCCTCGACCTTATCCCTCGTTGCTGGGTGGATCGCTGTCGGGCAATGGCCAAGGGGGCGTGATCAGCTACGATACCGAGCAACAAGCTCGTTCCGACTATGCGGTGAACGTTGGCGATGTTCCCCGTTCGGACCTCGATTGCCAGGCCATTTCGCCTCGCAACTACACGACTACTCCTGCGGGCTGGCCTCCTCGGGTGACCTCGTTCAGTGGTATTTCGTACTGTGGTGCCTCGGTGAAAATTCGTAACGTCACCGACGGTATGAGCAAGACCTTTGCCATCGGCGAGCGTTATCTGCCGGAATCGAAATACGAAACCGGCGACTGGATTGCGGACGACTGGAGCATGTATACAGGCTTCCAGGACGACACCGCCCGTTCGACTTTCTATGATGGTTTGCTACCTACCCACCAACCTGCACCTGATTCCACTGTGCAGGATGACTTCAAAGAAACCGACGCGATCTGGAACAACCAAAAGGTACGGGTTGAGCCATGGCGCGAGGTATTCGGAGGTCCCCACCCCGGTGGTGTTGTCATGGCGATGTGCGATGGTTCGGTCGATCTGGTGGAATACGACATCGATCCACAGGTTTACCGACGCATGGGCCATCGCAGCGACGACGGTGAAAACGTCGTATTTAAGAGAAGGTAG
- a CDS encoding PEP-CTERM sorting domain-containing protein (PEP-CTERM proteins occur, often in large numbers, in the proteomes of bacteria that also encode an exosortase, a predicted intramembrane cysteine proteinase. The presence of a PEP-CTERM domain at a protein's C-terminus predicts cleavage within the sorting domain, followed by covalent anchoring to some some component of the (usually Gram-negative) cell surface. Many PEP-CTERM proteins exhibit an unusual sequence composition that includes large numbers of potential glycosylation sites. Expression of one such protein has been shown restore the ability of a bacterium to form floc, a type of biofilm.) produces MMSRSLSLLLMVGVLGFACEQTALALNVLTPGDPIIAIDEDSYSSLNSSYPAGETPYYLFDDLYMEADATKYLNFGELNTGFIIQPQSSSVIQSFRLATANDASERDPMSYVLYGTNDSIASTDNSAGNLESWELISEGDLSLTEDRYTFSDAYTFSNTTSYSAYRMIFPTVRNSAAANSMQLGEVELLNSSGVDITTSPNLVLAVQEAEYSSYSGYPALENPPLAIDGDITTKYLNTDGPNSGFIVTPSRGSSVVEGFRVTTANDLPERDPSSWVLYGTNDEITSEDNSVGDKEDWVLIDQGTLSLPDNRFAAGSVVQVDNASNTAYTSYKMVFPTLKGNNNLMQIAEFELFEDDAATVVIDRATGAVSIRAESTVTIGSYEIASATFGTLDASQWTPIATAGTDPDDTWVVDAQSQSTGIAEGMTAGGAGNGLTITAGNSVNLGDLFLLTPYDDIRVLIYDESGELISQSVEMTGNAIIAGDYDYNGSINFDDYQIFLEGFGGYYPNLSPAEAYLLGDLDGDLDSDIEDFILLARAAGGIDALMAPTSVPEPSSIVMLVLAGAAAVGYRSRRWMAATLLFGLVACFTASDAMAVSYSNLGTPSGEFGIQASETARYEGGEYKIADYLFDDEFLDVYGVDSELFNFNYNNPDPEVVVGSQYVSVGATPKTLFFDYGSTVSSNSFAWAQRSGAIPDADRVGSFEFWFSDTPFGASNNETPATEPDSVFALDGDDARALDSYIRPYPLNNDYSFQYVAMRITVAEVSAENGNTNIGGSEFRMLSGPSPVVLEVNRGTGEMTLRNNGSNAQSFNLRAIEIESQSGSLDSTEFDGLGGKAGFPASNWTVGGGSDDYLITESQFNGTSTLAAGASISLGVGYNVYIGAEDLSLRFAEESLGDYDFVSDSYGVPHLFDGVVRYVGVAPTGDFGDFNADGVVDLGDYTVWRDNLGGNASTLNNNGTGGTVSMADYDLWKAKFGTVYSGGAVATTAVPEPAALALLVGALGLTMIRKRLAAKV; encoded by the coding sequence ATGATGAGTCGTTCACTTTCTTTGCTCCTGATGGTTGGGGTGCTGGGATTTGCTTGCGAGCAGACCGCCCTGGCCTTGAATGTGCTTACTCCTGGCGACCCGATTATTGCTATCGATGAAGATTCTTATTCTTCTTTAAACAGTAGCTATCCCGCAGGCGAAACCCCGTACTATCTGTTCGACGATCTGTACATGGAAGCAGATGCGACGAAGTACCTAAATTTTGGCGAACTGAATACCGGTTTTATTATCCAGCCGCAATCGAGTTCCGTGATCCAGAGTTTTCGTTTGGCTACCGCGAACGATGCCTCGGAACGCGATCCCATGTCGTATGTGCTCTATGGCACGAACGACTCGATTGCAAGCACAGACAATAGTGCTGGCAATTTGGAGAGCTGGGAGTTGATCTCTGAAGGTGATCTGAGCCTTACTGAAGATCGCTACACTTTTTCCGATGCTTACACCTTCAGCAATACGACTTCTTATTCTGCTTATCGGATGATCTTTCCGACCGTTCGCAACTCGGCTGCTGCCAACTCGATGCAGTTGGGTGAGGTCGAGTTGTTGAACAGCAGCGGTGTCGATATTACCACCAGTCCCAACTTGGTGTTGGCGGTACAAGAAGCTGAGTATAGTTCTTACAGCGGATATCCCGCTCTTGAGAATCCGCCATTGGCGATCGATGGCGACATCACTACGAAGTACCTCAATACGGATGGTCCCAACAGTGGCTTCATTGTTACTCCCTCTAGGGGATCATCTGTAGTCGAAGGATTTCGGGTCACGACCGCGAACGATCTTCCTGAACGCGATCCTAGCTCGTGGGTGCTGTATGGTACGAACGACGAAATTACCAGCGAAGACAACAGCGTTGGTGATAAGGAAGACTGGGTATTGATCGATCAGGGAACTCTGTCGCTCCCCGACAATCGCTTTGCCGCTGGTAGTGTTGTGCAAGTAGATAACGCGAGCAATACCGCCTACACCTCGTACAAGATGGTGTTTCCCACGTTGAAGGGTAACAACAATCTCATGCAGATTGCTGAATTCGAATTATTCGAAGACGATGCAGCGACCGTGGTGATCGATCGCGCGACGGGTGCCGTTTCGATTCGCGCAGAATCGACCGTGACGATTGGAAGCTACGAGATTGCTTCGGCGACCTTCGGGACGCTAGATGCTTCGCAGTGGACGCCGATTGCCACAGCTGGTACCGACCCGGATGACACTTGGGTGGTCGATGCCCAATCACAAAGCACGGGTATTGCAGAAGGCATGACTGCAGGAGGAGCCGGTAATGGCCTGACCATCACTGCAGGTAACTCCGTCAATCTAGGCGATCTGTTCTTGCTGACTCCTTACGACGACATCCGCGTGTTGATTTACGACGAATCTGGCGAGTTGATCTCGCAGAGTGTCGAGATGACCGGCAATGCCATTATCGCTGGCGACTACGACTACAACGGCAGCATCAACTTCGATGACTATCAGATCTTCCTCGAAGGATTCGGTGGCTACTATCCCAATCTTTCACCAGCCGAAGCTTACTTGCTAGGCGACCTTGATGGCGACCTCGATTCGGACATCGAAGACTTCATTCTGCTAGCACGTGCTGCTGGTGGTATTGATGCCTTGATGGCCCCCACTTCGGTGCCTGAGCCTTCGTCAATCGTGATGCTGGTTTTGGCAGGTGCTGCTGCCGTTGGTTATCGCTCCCGTCGGTGGATGGCTGCTACCTTGCTGTTCGGACTCGTTGCTTGTTTCACCGCCAGCGATGCGATGGCCGTGAGTTACAGTAACCTTGGTACGCCGAGCGGAGAGTTCGGCATTCAAGCTTCTGAGACCGCTCGTTATGAAGGTGGTGAGTACAAAATTGCGGACTACTTGTTCGACGATGAGTTCCTGGATGTCTATGGTGTGGATTCGGAATTGTTCAATTTCAATTACAACAATCCTGATCCGGAAGTGGTAGTTGGCAGCCAGTACGTCAGTGTCGGCGCGACTCCGAAGACGCTTTTCTTCGATTACGGTTCGACAGTTTCTTCCAACTCGTTTGCCTGGGCACAACGTTCGGGGGCGATTCCCGATGCCGACCGCGTTGGTTCGTTTGAGTTCTGGTTCAGCGACACCCCTTTTGGTGCGAGCAATAACGAAACCCCCGCAACCGAGCCCGATTCGGTGTTCGCGCTCGATGGCGACGATGCTCGTGCTTTGGATAGCTATATTCGTCCCTATCCCTTGAACAACGATTACAGTTTTCAGTACGTTGCGATGCGGATTACAGTGGCTGAAGTTTCGGCCGAAAACGGTAATACTAACATCGGCGGCAGCGAGTTCCGCATGCTTAGTGGTCCCTCGCCGGTGGTGTTGGAAGTCAACCGCGGAACCGGTGAGATGACGCTTCGCAACAACGGCAGCAATGCCCAGTCGTTCAACCTGCGGGCGATTGAGATTGAAAGCCAAAGCGGGAGCCTCGACTCGACCGAGTTCGATGGTTTGGGCGGGAAAGCCGGATTCCCTGCTTCTAATTGGACCGTTGGTGGTGGCTCGGACGACTACTTGATTACGGAATCGCAGTTCAACGGTACTTCGACTTTGGCGGCGGGAGCCTCCATTTCGCTCGGCGTGGGGTACAACGTCTATATCGGCGCTGAAGACCTTAGTTTGCGATTCGCAGAAGAGAGCCTTGGCGACTACGACTTTGTCTCCGACAGCTACGGTGTGCCTCACCTGTTCGACGGTGTGGTTCGTTACGTCGGTGTGGCTCCCACTGGTGATTTCGGTGACTTCAACGCCGATGGCGTTGTCGATCTCGGCGACTACACGGTGTGGCGCGACAACCTGGGCGGCAACGCCTCGACGCTCAACAACAATGGCACTGGTGGCACCGTGTCGATGGCTGACTACGACCTGTGGAAAGCCAAGTTTGGCACCGTCTACAGTGGTGGTGCTGTTGCCACGACTGCAGTGCCTGAGCCAGCCGCCCTGGCGTTGTTGGTCGGTGCACTTGGTCTAACCATGATTCGCAAGCGTCTCGCTGCAAAAGTCTGA